A region of Pleionea litopenaei DNA encodes the following proteins:
- a CDS encoding tRNA-queuosine alpha-mannosyltransferase domain-containing protein yields the protein MASRHRVLVLSAYHAQSHDYWAKALMKGLTEIDFTLLTLPPRHFAWRTRGNSLSWGLGDYPELDQEYDTILATSMVDICALRGFRPKLSRARLIVYFHENQFAYPASSAQYKDINIPLTSIYSALCADQVIFNSNFNRSTFLAGSEQLLKKMPDQVPKGILHHLESVSQVIPVPLQYEQTQALHYNSGEKIHLVWNHRWEHDKNPEVLFKALSRLKASNIPINCSIVGQSFRHSPRVFQEEYSKFQDIIQHFGFLDTDDYSSLLSEANVVISTAWHDFQGLSMQQAMAHGCIPIAPNRMAYPEYVPDELLYNCTPQEDQVDYEADQLAQKVISLFHRGFHLDNNPIAEYCWPNLESQYSKLFNLHRL from the coding sequence ATGGCCTCACGGCATCGAGTTTTAGTTCTTAGCGCCTACCACGCTCAAAGCCATGACTACTGGGCTAAAGCGCTGATGAAGGGGTTAACTGAGATTGACTTTACCCTGCTGACACTACCTCCCCGTCATTTTGCCTGGCGAACACGAGGAAATAGCCTCAGCTGGGGCCTAGGGGACTACCCTGAGCTCGATCAAGAGTACGACACTATCTTAGCAACGTCGATGGTTGATATATGCGCCTTAAGAGGTTTTCGTCCGAAATTAAGCCGCGCTCGGTTAATTGTTTATTTTCATGAAAACCAATTTGCTTATCCAGCGTCTTCTGCTCAATATAAAGATATCAACATCCCTTTGACCTCTATTTATTCCGCATTGTGTGCCGATCAGGTGATATTCAACTCCAATTTCAATCGCTCAACATTCTTAGCTGGCTCAGAGCAACTACTCAAAAAAATGCCCGACCAAGTGCCTAAAGGCATCCTTCATCATCTCGAATCTGTCTCACAGGTCATTCCCGTTCCTTTGCAATACGAGCAAACACAGGCATTGCATTATAATTCCGGTGAAAAGATCCACCTGGTCTGGAATCATCGCTGGGAACACGATAAGAACCCAGAAGTCTTATTTAAGGCTCTCTCACGATTAAAAGCATCCAATATTCCTATTAACTGCTCGATTGTCGGCCAGTCTTTTCGTCATTCTCCGAGGGTGTTCCAAGAGGAGTACTCCAAATTTCAAGATATTATTCAACATTTTGGTTTTTTAGACACCGACGATTACTCTAGTCTTCTTAGCGAAGCGAACGTCGTCATATCAACCGCTTGGCATGATTTTCAAGGCTTATCGATGCAACAAGCCATGGCGCACGGCTGCATCCCTATTGCGCCCAATCGTATGGCCTACCCTGAATATGTTCCGGATGAATTGCTCTATAACTGCACGCCTCAAGAGGATCAAGTTGACTACGAAGCCGATCAATTAGCCCAAAAGGTCATCTCCCTGTTTCATAGAGGCTTTCACCTAGATAACAATCCTATCGCTGAATACTGTTGGCCTAACTTAGAATCACAGTACTCAAAATTATTTAATCTACACAGACTTTAG
- a CDS encoding fused MFS/spermidine synthase, which yields MKHNLSFRLHILALAFCCGFSIMTVELLGGKIMAPYFGGSIYVWGSIITVFMLALSIGYLLGGRWSINQPNTRKYGSLFIFSALLLLPMIFFGDAIMNVIFAHVEDPRFGSLLGASGLFLLPTIAMGMIAPYSVRLLVLSTEHSGQTAGFLYFVSTIGSALGTIMTSFYLVLFFEINTILWVVFFTFLICGGSIAFRSESTDELEITDSNASHATS from the coding sequence ATGAAGCATAACTTGAGTTTTCGTTTACATATCTTAGCCCTTGCTTTTTGTTGTGGCTTTTCAATCATGACAGTAGAGTTACTCGGCGGCAAAATAATGGCGCCTTACTTCGGAGGGAGCATTTATGTCTGGGGGAGTATCATAACGGTATTCATGCTAGCACTTTCGATAGGCTATTTGCTTGGAGGTCGCTGGTCGATCAACCAACCAAACACAAGAAAATATGGCAGTCTATTTATTTTTTCAGCGCTTCTTTTACTACCCATGATTTTTTTCGGTGATGCGATCATGAATGTGATATTCGCGCATGTTGAAGACCCTAGATTTGGTAGTTTGCTTGGAGCCAGCGGACTCTTTCTATTACCTACCATCGCTATGGGAATGATCGCCCCTTACTCAGTTCGATTACTTGTCCTTTCTACTGAGCACAGTGGTCAAACGGCCGGTTTTCTGTATTTCGTCTCAACCATAGGTAGTGCTCTTGGCACGATTATGACCTCTTTCTACTTGGTACTCTTTTTTGAAATTAACACGATTTTGTGGGTTGTATTCTTTACCTTCTTAATATGCGGTGGATCGATTGCTTTTCGCTCAGAATCGACAGATGAACTAGAGATAACAGACTCAAATGCATCACACGCAACCAGCTAG
- a CDS encoding spermidine synthase codes for MKATLLLTLAFLSVSIFGAETIHTEKSLYRNISITKEGSNLCMVFETRKENPPYQTCRDEKHPKHLVFSYTRLIMSGLIYQPKPESILVVGLGGGTLPMTLAELLPNATITSVEIDPAVIRLAKHYFDYQESEKVKTIERDARLFVKRQGIKKQTYDWVILDAFNGDYIPEHLMTQEFLQEVKAVLSPNGIVTANTFSESKLYAYESATYQSVFGTFYNLKRKHTGNRIVLATANGSLKELEEIENNADALSDALQVYGVNTQWIYNRFSTEQDWNDDQEVLTDQYSPANLLKFDRED; via the coding sequence ATGAAAGCCACTTTACTTCTAACACTTGCATTTCTTAGCGTCTCTATTTTTGGTGCAGAAACGATACATACTGAGAAGTCCTTGTACCGAAATATAAGTATCACTAAAGAAGGCTCTAATTTATGCATGGTTTTTGAGACACGTAAGGAAAATCCCCCTTATCAAACCTGTCGTGATGAAAAACACCCTAAACACCTGGTATTTTCTTACACTCGGTTGATCATGTCCGGTTTAATTTATCAGCCCAAACCAGAAAGTATTTTAGTGGTCGGTCTCGGCGGTGGCACATTACCGATGACATTGGCCGAGTTACTTCCAAATGCCACAATTACATCGGTAGAGATTGATCCGGCTGTTATTAGGCTTGCCAAACACTATTTTGATTACCAAGAAAGCGAAAAAGTAAAAACCATAGAACGCGATGCGCGTTTATTCGTAAAACGACAGGGAATAAAAAAGCAAACCTATGACTGGGTGATTCTCGATGCATTCAACGGTGACTATATACCGGAACACTTGATGACTCAGGAATTTTTACAAGAAGTTAAAGCCGTACTTAGCCCCAATGGAATCGTCACCGCAAATACATTTAGCGAAAGTAAACTGTATGCTTATGAGTCAGCCACTTACCAGTCGGTTTTTGGAACCTTTTACAATCTAAAACGGAAGCATACTGGAAATCGAATCGTATTAGCGACAGCAAATGGTTCGCTAAAAGAGTTAGAAGAAATTGAAAACAATGCTGATGCCTTGTCGGATGCATTGCAAGTTTACGGCGTCAATACTCAGTGGATTTACAACCGTTTTTCAACTGAGCAAGATTGGAACGACGATCAAGAAGTTTTAACGGATCAATACTCGCCTGCTAATTTACTAAAATTTGATCGCGAAGACTGA
- a CDS encoding cystathionine gamma-synthase, whose product MSDHKDLSFDTRVIHAGQAPDPTTGAVMPPIYQTSTYVQRSPGEHTGFEYSRTQNPTRFAYERCVADLENGSRGFAFASGMAATATILELLDAGDHVIAMDDLYGGTFRLFDKVRKRTANLDFSFVDLSDLSNLESALKPNTKMIWVETPTNPMLKVVDLKKIAEFAKKHKLIAVADNTFATPYNQQPLNFGFDLVMHSATKYINGHSDMVGGLAVVGDNAELAEQMAFLQNSAGAVQGPFDSYLALRGLKTLALRMERHNESGLRIANWLEAHPQIERVFYPGLTSHPQHELATTQMKGWGGMISVQVKGGLKKARSFMENLKIFALAESLGGVESLVNHPAIMTHASVPEKTRNQLGITDALVRLSVGIEDPEDLMRDIDQALR is encoded by the coding sequence ATGTCCGATCATAAAGATTTAAGTTTTGACACCCGTGTTATTCATGCGGGGCAGGCGCCAGATCCGACGACTGGCGCAGTTATGCCTCCAATCTACCAAACATCTACCTATGTTCAACGAAGCCCGGGTGAACATACGGGGTTTGAATATTCAAGAACACAAAACCCAACTCGATTTGCTTATGAGCGATGTGTTGCCGATCTTGAGAATGGCAGTCGAGGTTTTGCTTTCGCATCGGGTATGGCTGCAACGGCGACCATACTAGAGTTATTAGACGCAGGTGATCATGTTATAGCGATGGACGATCTTTATGGTGGAACGTTTCGCCTGTTTGATAAAGTTCGAAAGCGTACCGCTAATCTCGATTTTTCATTTGTTGATTTAAGTGACTTATCTAATTTAGAGAGTGCGTTAAAGCCGAATACAAAAATGATTTGGGTTGAAACGCCAACCAACCCGATGCTAAAAGTTGTTGACTTAAAAAAGATTGCTGAGTTTGCTAAAAAACATAAGTTAATAGCGGTCGCAGATAATACATTCGCTACACCTTACAATCAGCAACCACTAAACTTTGGTTTCGATCTGGTTATGCACTCGGCAACTAAGTACATCAATGGGCATTCTGATATGGTCGGCGGTTTGGCAGTGGTTGGGGATAACGCTGAATTAGCGGAACAAATGGCATTTTTACAAAATTCAGCGGGAGCCGTACAAGGACCTTTTGACTCATATTTAGCATTAAGAGGGCTAAAGACTCTTGCGCTACGAATGGAAAGGCACAATGAAAGCGGTTTAAGAATAGCTAATTGGCTTGAAGCACATCCGCAAATCGAACGTGTTTTTTATCCTGGGCTTACTTCTCATCCGCAGCATGAATTAGCAACGACACAAATGAAAGGCTGGGGTGGGATGATTTCAGTTCAGGTCAAAGGCGGCTTAAAGAAAGCCCGTTCTTTTATGGAAAACTTGAAAATATTTGCTTTGGCTGAAAGCTTGGGAGGCGTAGAAAGCTTGGTTAACCATCCAGCGATAATGACGCATGCCTCGGTTCCAGAAAAAACTCGTAATCAATTGGGCATTACTGACGCTCTGGTACGTTTGTCTGTTGGTATAGAAGATCCTGAAGATTTGATGAGAGATATTGATCAAGCGTTACGATAA
- a CDS encoding cysteine synthase A, with translation MKVYQNVLEMIGNTPLVRVSHLDTGPCELYLKLELMNPGNSIKDRIALKMIETAEKAGKIKPGDTLVEATAGNTGLGLALVAAQKGYRLIIVMPDKMSMEKEYNVRAMGADVIRTRSDVVKGHPEYYQEVAERIAKEEGAFYINQFSNDANWQAHFETTGPEIWRDLNGQVDAFVCGVGSGGTLTGVGRYLKQQNPKVEMVLADPEGSVLTHYHETGEMTEAGSWVVEGIGEDFIPDICDMSLLDKAYTVSDKEALSVARDILLKEGVMCGSSSGTLIAAALQYCREQTEKKRVVTLACDTGNRYLSKMYNDDWMKQNQYI, from the coding sequence ATGAAGGTTTATCAAAACGTTTTGGAAATGATCGGAAATACTCCGTTGGTTCGAGTCAGCCATCTAGACACTGGTCCTTGCGAGTTGTATTTAAAGCTTGAGCTGATGAATCCTGGAAACTCGATTAAAGATCGCATTGCTTTAAAAATGATTGAAACGGCCGAAAAAGCAGGCAAGATTAAGCCCGGAGACACGCTCGTTGAGGCAACGGCAGGAAACACCGGCTTGGGTCTGGCTTTGGTCGCTGCGCAAAAGGGTTATCGATTAATCATCGTCATGCCAGATAAAATGAGTATGGAAAAAGAGTACAACGTTCGTGCGATGGGCGCGGATGTGATTCGCACGCGTTCAGATGTGGTAAAAGGCCATCCTGAGTATTATCAAGAAGTGGCAGAGCGAATTGCCAAAGAAGAAGGCGCTTTTTATATCAACCAGTTTTCTAATGACGCTAACTGGCAAGCGCACTTTGAGACTACTGGCCCTGAAATTTGGCGTGATTTGAATGGACAAGTCGACGCTTTCGTTTGTGGCGTTGGTTCTGGCGGAACATTAACTGGCGTTGGACGGTATTTAAAACAACAAAACCCAAAGGTCGAAATGGTCTTAGCTGACCCGGAAGGATCGGTTCTTACCCACTACCATGAAACCGGTGAAATGACGGAAGCTGGAAGCTGGGTGGTCGAAGGAATTGGCGAAGACTTTATTCCTGACATCTGTGATATGAGCTTGCTTGATAAGGCCTACACCGTAAGCGATAAAGAAGCACTGTCGGTTGCGAGAGACATTTTATTGAAAGAAGGGGTGATGTGTGGTTCTTCTAGCGGCACTTTGATTGCTGCGGCTCTTCAGTACTGTCGTGAGCAGACAGAGAAGAAGCGAGTCGTTACCTTGGCGTGTGATACCGGAAATCGATATCTATCAAAAATGTACAATGACGACTGGATGAAGCAAAACCAATACATTTAA
- the pepE gene encoding dipeptidase PepE: MRQLLLLSSSREGQSGYLETAQLQIKAFLKECDFSSNDEILFIPFAGVSIDYDQYHDMVQQALQASDIKVTALHHSEDPATAIKKAKAIMVGGGNTFHLLHQLYQFELLGLIRDAVIAGVPYIGWSAGSNIAAPNIKTTNDMPIVQPPSFHALHLVPFQINPHYIDQHPPGFNGETREQRINEFLLVNPDSKVVGLPEGSALKIFDNRVELLGNHQAFIFADGKKDALDVSQLEKMLKESLD; encoded by the coding sequence ATGCGGCAATTATTATTACTAAGCAGTTCAAGAGAAGGACAAAGCGGTTACCTCGAAACAGCACAACTGCAAATTAAGGCCTTTTTAAAGGAGTGTGATTTCAGTTCAAACGACGAAATTCTCTTTATTCCCTTCGCAGGGGTCAGCATCGACTATGATCAATACCACGATATGGTCCAACAAGCCCTGCAAGCCAGTGACATAAAAGTTACCGCACTTCACCACAGCGAAGATCCTGCAACAGCCATCAAGAAGGCCAAAGCAATCATGGTCGGTGGAGGAAACACATTTCACTTACTCCATCAACTTTACCAGTTTGAATTATTAGGTTTAATTCGTGATGCTGTGATTGCGGGCGTTCCCTATATTGGTTGGAGCGCCGGATCAAATATTGCGGCTCCAAATATTAAAACGACGAACGATATGCCGATTGTTCAACCTCCCTCTTTCCATGCGTTACATCTAGTACCTTTCCAAATCAATCCACACTATATAGATCAACATCCGCCTGGATTTAATGGTGAAACTCGCGAACAACGGATCAATGAGTTTTTGCTGGTTAACCCTGACTCTAAAGTCGTCGGCTTGCCAGAAGGCTCTGCACTGAAAATATTCGATAACCGTGTCGAGCTACTAGGCAACCATCAAGCCTTTATTTTTGCTGACGGTAAAAAAGACGCTCTCGATGTCAGCCAACTCGAAAAAATGCTTAAGGAATCTCTGGACTAG
- a CDS encoding chemotaxis response regulator CheY, with amino-acid sequence MKFLVVDDFSTMRRIIKNLLRDVGYDNVVEAEDGKQALNLLKSGNIDFVITDWNMPNMTGIELLVEIRKQYGFDDLPVLMVTAESRKEQIVQAAQAGVNGYIVKPFNATTLKEKLDKILNRNTVGA; translated from the coding sequence ATGAAGTTCCTTGTCGTTGATGATTTTTCAACCATGCGCCGTATTATCAAAAACTTGCTCCGTGATGTTGGGTATGACAACGTTGTTGAGGCCGAAGACGGCAAGCAAGCATTGAACCTTTTGAAGTCGGGTAACATTGACTTTGTCATCACTGATTGGAATATGCCAAACATGACGGGCATCGAGTTGTTGGTCGAAATTCGTAAACAGTACGGTTTTGACGACCTACCGGTGTTAATGGTAACGGCAGAGTCGCGCAAGGAGCAGATTGTTCAAGCCGCTCAAGCGGGCGTCAATGGATACATCGTTAAGCCGTTTAATGCCACCACTCTAAAAGAAAAACTCGACAAAATTTTAAACCGAAATACCGTAGGAGCTTGA
- the cmoA gene encoding carboxy-S-adenosyl-L-methionine synthase CmoA → MTSESTKPGPGKPKDSGRDNIFTAPGTTSPFRFDEQVAAVFPDMIQRSVPGYSFIISGIAGLAQKFIQPNTQAYDLGCSLGAAALAMSRGSQHTNIPIIGIDNSSAMVERCRLFIEGYRHKNPIQIHCQNIQETTISQASMVVLNFTLQFIEQSERQAIIEHIYDGLEPGGALILSEKIVASDPAVNELLIKLHHDFKRANGYSDLEISQKRTALENVLVPETLETHHLRLKNAGFKVSEVWHQQFNFCSILAIK, encoded by the coding sequence ATGACTTCTGAATCAACTAAGCCTGGACCAGGCAAGCCTAAAGATAGTGGACGCGATAATATTTTCACCGCTCCCGGCACTACTTCACCCTTTCGCTTTGACGAGCAGGTTGCTGCGGTGTTTCCTGATATGATTCAGCGGTCGGTTCCAGGGTACAGCTTTATCATCTCTGGAATTGCTGGTTTAGCGCAAAAATTTATACAACCCAATACGCAAGCTTATGATCTTGGTTGCAGCCTTGGAGCTGCAGCTCTCGCCATGAGTCGTGGAAGCCAACACACAAATATACCAATTATCGGCATCGATAATTCTTCAGCCATGGTTGAGCGTTGCCGCCTGTTCATTGAAGGCTATCGCCACAAAAACCCCATTCAGATCCATTGTCAAAATATTCAAGAAACCACCATTTCACAAGCTTCGATGGTCGTCTTAAACTTTACCTTACAATTCATTGAACAAAGTGAACGCCAAGCGATTATTGAACATATCTATGACGGACTGGAACCGGGAGGCGCTTTGATTTTGTCTGAAAAAATTGTTGCTTCAGATCCCGCTGTCAATGAACTGCTCATTAAGTTACATCATGACTTCAAACGAGCTAATGGCTACAGTGATTTAGAAATTAGCCAAAAACGAACGGCTCTAGAAAATGTGCTGGTACCAGAAACCTTAGAAACCCATCATCTAAGATTAAAAAATGCCGGGTTCAAAGTGAGTGAAGTATGGCATCAACAATTTAATTTCTGCTCGATACTGGCGATAAAATAA
- the cmoB gene encoding tRNA 5-methoxyuridine(34)/uridine 5-oxyacetic acid(34) synthase CmoB, with translation MINLDELFQDLASTRLHFWTNDLRSALERRFEDYTHGELNEWLELQQELPEITPSKFDFNGSVSIGQVSDCSDVERSLLKKLLMPLHPWRKGPFNLFGLNIDTEWRSDWKWDRLKPHISPLENRLVLDVGCGNGYHCWRMHGAGARLVIGIDPSQKFLMQFQSIKHYAGQRPVHLLPVGVEYMPEDMGKQGFDTVFSMGVLYHRKSPIEHIQHLKRLLRPGGEIVLETLVVDGDKDTVFVPSGRYAQMRNVWFLPSALALEHWLTRCGFKNVRTVDLNRTSLDEQRATEWMTFHSLADYMDPNDPLKTVEGHPGPTRAIVVAEA, from the coding sequence ATGATCAACCTCGATGAACTTTTCCAAGACTTAGCGTCAACTCGGTTACATTTTTGGACAAACGATCTCCGCTCAGCCCTAGAACGACGCTTTGAAGATTATACGCACGGTGAATTAAACGAGTGGCTCGAACTACAACAAGAATTACCCGAAATTACACCGAGTAAATTCGACTTTAACGGCTCCGTATCGATCGGCCAAGTATCAGATTGTAGCGACGTAGAACGAAGCTTACTCAAAAAGCTGTTAATGCCGCTGCACCCTTGGCGAAAAGGTCCTTTCAATTTGTTCGGATTAAACATTGATACTGAGTGGCGATCGGACTGGAAATGGGATCGACTGAAACCCCATATTTCACCTCTCGAAAATCGTTTAGTCCTCGATGTTGGATGTGGCAATGGCTATCATTGCTGGCGAATGCATGGCGCTGGCGCTCGCTTGGTTATAGGTATTGATCCATCGCAAAAGTTTCTCATGCAATTCCAATCCATCAAACATTATGCCGGGCAACGGCCCGTGCACTTGCTTCCGGTCGGTGTCGAGTACATGCCAGAAGATATGGGTAAACAAGGCTTCGATACGGTTTTTTCTATGGGTGTTTTATATCACCGAAAATCACCCATTGAGCATATTCAACACCTGAAGCGCTTACTAAGGCCTGGCGGAGAAATCGTATTAGAGACATTGGTCGTCGATGGCGACAAAGACACCGTGTTCGTTCCATCAGGTCGTTATGCGCAAATGCGCAACGTGTGGTTTTTACCTTCGGCCCTTGCTTTGGAGCATTGGCTGACAAGATGCGGGTTTAAAAATGTACGAACGGTCGACCTCAACCGAACCTCTCTCGATGAGCAGCGAGCAACCGAGTGGATGACCTTCCACTCACTTGCCGACTACATGGATCCAAATGATCCTCTCAAAACCGTCGAAGGACATCCTGGCCCAACACGAGCCATCGTCGTCGCGGAGGCTTAG
- a CDS encoding RluA family pseudouridine synthase translates to MISLSLDRFIHYLDDDLVVINKPAGMPSVPGKNPHFPHNLYHWLQNEMPPIYVVHRLDTNTSGLIVFARTRRAQSLISQQFQNRHINKTYFALVQGRPKQNYIEVHYPIASDWPRRPLQKLDWNTGKPCLTQLIVAENRENHTLVELHPITGRSHQLRIHCALLGLPIVGCELYATPDPGAFGRFIPPLQVSDKQLHLHAAKLEITQPTTAERLIFEATAEFMK, encoded by the coding sequence TTGATCTCTCTATCACTTGATAGATTCATTCATTATCTTGATGACGACTTGGTGGTGATCAACAAACCGGCGGGCATGCCCAGTGTTCCAGGCAAGAATCCTCATTTTCCTCACAATCTCTATCATTGGTTACAGAATGAAATGCCGCCGATTTATGTTGTCCATCGACTCGACACCAATACCTCAGGATTGATTGTCTTTGCACGTACGCGGCGCGCCCAGTCACTAATTAGCCAGCAGTTTCAAAACCGCCACATCAATAAAACTTACTTTGCTCTCGTGCAGGGTCGACCAAAGCAAAACTACATTGAAGTGCATTATCCGATTGCCAGTGATTGGCCTCGTCGGCCACTCCAAAAGCTAGATTGGAACACAGGAAAACCGTGTCTCACCCAATTAATCGTGGCAGAAAACCGCGAAAACCATACATTAGTAGAACTTCATCCAATCACTGGACGCTCACATCAACTCCGTATTCATTGTGCATTACTGGGGCTTCCCATTGTTGGCTGTGAACTTTACGCGACGCCGGATCCTGGAGCTTTCGGTCGTTTCATTCCCCCCCTTCAAGTGTCGGATAAGCAGCTACACTTACATGCTGCCAAACTGGAAATTACTCAACCAACGACGGCTGAGCGCTTAATCTTTGAAGCGACAGCCGAGTTTATGAAGTAA
- a CDS encoding sulfurtransferase, with amino-acid sequence MELNELFISPTVLHELCLQDKAPFIFDCRFSLAVANRPAKSREFYEESHWPGARYLHLEEDLSAPLFEKSSRHPWPSQNQVEHLATRLNLTKDSRLVFYDDGKYAFAGRAWLIFKLAGFHRSRILWGGFNPNLPRSSASEPELIEPESIEPESFLTSNDPLSATPVPIRLIDRTRLATAQSTLIDAREAIRYRGESEPIDPVAGTIKGAVNFPWLDSFDENGAFRPVVWHQQRWQSTAQNPPPIHFCGSGVTAIVNLLSALLADSHELLLYPGGWSEYLHFIPLSD; translated from the coding sequence ATGGAACTTAACGAACTATTTATTTCACCGACCGTATTGCATGAACTTTGCCTTCAAGACAAGGCCCCTTTTATATTCGACTGCCGTTTCTCCCTAGCGGTCGCCAACCGACCGGCAAAGTCTCGCGAGTTCTATGAAGAAAGTCACTGGCCAGGCGCGCGCTATTTACATTTAGAAGAAGATCTCAGCGCTCCACTGTTCGAGAAAAGTAGTCGTCATCCATGGCCCAGTCAAAATCAGGTTGAGCACTTGGCAACTCGATTAAATCTTACCAAAGACAGCCGCTTAGTCTTTTACGATGATGGGAAATATGCATTTGCTGGTCGAGCTTGGCTAATTTTTAAACTCGCAGGCTTTCACAGAAGTCGAATACTCTGGGGTGGGTTTAATCCAAACTTACCCAGGTCTAGTGCAAGTGAGCCAGAATTAATTGAACCAGAATCAATTGAGCCAGAATCGTTCTTGACCAGCAACGACCCTTTAAGTGCAACCCCCGTCCCAATCCGTTTAATTGATCGAACAAGGTTAGCAACAGCACAATCAACACTGATCGATGCGCGGGAAGCTATACGGTATCGAGGCGAATCCGAGCCAATAGACCCTGTGGCGGGCACCATCAAAGGAGCCGTAAACTTCCCATGGCTAGACAGTTTTGATGAAAACGGGGCGTTTCGTCCGGTGGTTTGGCATCAACAACGCTGGCAATCGACGGCTCAAAACCCTCCTCCTATTCACTTTTGTGGCTCAGGCGTTACAGCGATAGTGAATTTGCTGTCGGCATTGCTGGCTGACTCGCACGAACTTTTACTCTATCCGGGAGGCTGGAGTGAATACCTACATTTCATCCCTCTTTCCGATTAG
- a CDS encoding HD-GYP domain-containing protein translates to MHLKTQQISVSNLEIGMYVSRLDVPWVKTPFPIQGFYVTKQDEINLLAQYCNHVYIDTILSKMDGSAIKHSKPAVGPKGTLDPKTEKLMNEKARMKSRAENYQVTTPIKKELKTAEKIYNNVTATVSNAMSLIESGEPIQINQVEKSIRKMVDSVIRNPDALIWMCRIRQENAHLFESSIRASVWGLVFARHLGLSRKDLNDVGAALILSSIGKSKLPRELHIGELEESEQEAYKQHIEKTLEELEYMGAVNGQIKFIISNYCERNNGSGYPRGLIGNRIPFLARIAGLADYYEQMINPRPGVEALTPVEAVADLYHNRGILFQREIIEAYIQAIGIYPTGSLVELSDHSIGIVLEQKEKARLRPKVALVRNNYGIDLEQSKIIDLSETPSDENGAPLEVLQSLPSSAIEVNTDILTDKLFGFKWFGMAS, encoded by the coding sequence ATGCACTTAAAGACACAACAAATCTCCGTTTCTAACCTAGAGATAGGAATGTATGTTTCTCGCCTAGATGTACCCTGGGTTAAGACCCCTTTCCCCATTCAAGGTTTCTACGTTACCAAGCAAGACGAAATCAATCTGTTAGCTCAGTACTGCAACCATGTGTATATCGATACCATCTTAAGTAAGATGGATGGCAGTGCTATTAAGCATTCTAAGCCCGCGGTTGGACCGAAAGGAACCCTTGATCCAAAAACTGAAAAGCTAATGAATGAAAAGGCTCGAATGAAGTCTCGAGCTGAAAACTACCAAGTTACGACACCAATTAAAAAAGAACTAAAAACCGCTGAAAAGATTTATAACAACGTTACTGCAACGGTTTCAAACGCGATGTCTCTGATCGAAAGCGGCGAGCCTATTCAAATAAATCAAGTTGAGAAATCCATTCGTAAGATGGTCGACTCAGTGATTCGAAATCCGGATGCGCTCATCTGGATGTGTCGGATACGGCAAGAAAATGCCCATTTATTCGAAAGCTCAATTCGCGCCTCTGTATGGGGGCTAGTCTTTGCGCGACATCTTGGCTTATCGAGAAAAGACCTTAATGATGTGGGTGCAGCGCTCATACTCTCTTCAATCGGAAAATCTAAGCTACCTCGAGAGTTACACATAGGTGAACTAGAAGAAAGTGAACAAGAAGCTTACAAACAACATATTGAAAAAACCCTTGAAGAGCTTGAATACATGGGTGCCGTCAATGGGCAAATTAAATTCATAATCAGTAATTATTGTGAACGAAATAATGGTTCAGGTTATCCTCGAGGACTTATTGGCAATCGAATCCCTTTCTTAGCTCGAATAGCCGGACTGGCCGACTATTACGAACAGATGATTAATCCACGCCCGGGCGTTGAGGCACTCACTCCAGTAGAAGCCGTCGCCGATCTCTACCACAACCGAGGAATTTTATTCCAACGAGAAATCATCGAAGCCTACATTCAAGCCATAGGGATCTACCCAACGGGTAGCTTAGTCGAACTTTCTGATCATTCGATCGGCATTGTACTCGAGCAAAAAGAAAAAGCGCGTTTACGACCCAAAGTTGCTCTGGTAAGAAATAACTATGGCATTGACTTGGAGCAATCCAAAATTATTGATTTGTCTGAAACGCCCAGCGACGAAAATGGCGCTCCTTTAGAGGTTCTGCAAAGTTTGCCTTCGTCGGCCATTGAGGTAAACACCGATATTCTGACGGACAAACTATTCGGATTTAAGTGGTTTGGAATGGCCTCTTAG